From Thalassoroseus pseudoceratinae, the proteins below share one genomic window:
- a CDS encoding NAD(P)-dependent oxidoreductase: MTVLLLGATGATGQLLVRQLLDRGLKVKAIVRSPDRIPDSLRQQESLSLIRASVLDLSDTEMAEHVAGCEAVASCLGHNLTFKGIFGQPRRLVTDAAERCCQAMRANGSDKPTKFVLMNTAGNSNRDLKEPISRGQGCVIGLLRLLVPPHRDNEKAADYLRTEVGKNDTKIQWAAVRPDSLFDEDNVSAYELHPSPTRSAIFNPGRTSRINVAHFMADLITNHDAWEKWKGQMPVIYNTES, encoded by the coding sequence ATGACAGTCCTTTTGCTTGGTGCCACTGGAGCGACGGGGCAGCTGCTGGTGCGACAACTGCTTGACCGCGGTCTGAAGGTCAAAGCGATCGTGCGTTCACCCGACAGGATTCCCGACTCCCTTCGGCAGCAGGAGAGTCTATCGCTTATCCGTGCGAGCGTATTGGATCTCAGCGATACTGAAATGGCGGAGCACGTAGCCGGATGTGAGGCGGTGGCATCCTGCTTGGGGCACAATCTGACCTTCAAGGGCATCTTCGGCCAGCCGCGCCGACTCGTGACTGATGCTGCTGAACGATGTTGCCAGGCCATGAGGGCCAACGGCTCGGACAAGCCAACTAAGTTCGTTCTCATGAACACGGCTGGAAACAGCAATCGCGATCTAAAGGAGCCGATTTCACGAGGTCAGGGCTGTGTGATCGGGCTGCTTCGTCTGCTGGTGCCGCCTCATCGGGATAACGAGAAAGCAGCGGACTACCTGAGAACGGAGGTTGGTAAGAATGACACCAAGATACAGTGGGCGGCCGTTCGTCCAGACAGTTTGTTCGACGAAGACAACGTGAGCGCCTACGAGTTACATCCATCGCCGACCAGGAGCGCGATTTTTAATCCGGGGCGAACCAGTCGCATCAATGTCGCACATTTCATGGCTGACTTGATCACGAACCATGACGCCTGGGAGAAATGGAAAGGTCAGATGCCGGTGATCTACAACACGGAATCTTGA
- a CDS encoding anthrone oxygenase family protein has product MLRCSDESNTLRLESGEPTFSDGNNLNNDFGDCGGGQRADGRAVLRLFLSVMDALAQMPTSEGMKAMQLINRTILNPVFLSVFFGTALACMLVTIISAWQRPPEYGLAIAGACAYLFGGFMVTAVFNVPLNNALDKLPLDAPEGNHEWNRYLRLWTRWNHLRTAACILACVLLAIGLP; this is encoded by the coding sequence GTGTTACGTTGTTCCGACGAATCCAACACTCTGAGACTTGAATCCGGAGAGCCAACGTTCAGTGATGGCAACAATCTTAACAACGATTTTGGTGATTGCGGTGGCGGGCAGCGGGCTGATGGCCGGGCTGTTCTTCGTCTTTTCCTTTCGGTGATGGATGCCTTGGCGCAAATGCCGACGTCGGAGGGAATGAAGGCCATGCAGCTAATCAACCGGACGATCCTGAATCCCGTATTCCTGAGCGTTTTCTTTGGAACGGCTCTGGCCTGTATGCTCGTTACGATCATCTCCGCATGGCAGCGGCCACCCGAGTACGGTTTGGCCATCGCGGGGGCCTGCGCGTATTTGTTTGGCGGTTTCATGGTGACTGCAGTATTCAATGTCCCACTGAACAACGCCCTCGACAAATTGCCTCTCGACGCACCGGAGGGCAACCATGAATGGAACCGCTACCTGCGGCTCTGGACGCGATGGAATCATCTTCGCACGGCAGCATGCATCTTGGCGTGCGTGCTCCTTGCGATTGGGCTTCCGTAG
- a CDS encoding isochorismatase family protein: MNRVERMMNELPDDGLPQTGFEIEPGRTALVITDPQNDFLHPDGVAWGVCQESIEENGTVENIEALMKAANETGMRLFVSPHYYYPTDHGWKFEGTLERVMHSIHMFDRPGALNLYGFEGSGADWLEEYKPYINDPSTVVCNPHKVYGPENNDLILQLQKYKIDKVILAGMSANLCTESHLRELIERGFEVAVVADATAAAKVPGLDGFLAAFINYRMVASAVWTTRNAVEHIAAANGELVLQ, encoded by the coding sequence ATGAACCGTGTTGAAAGAATGATGAACGAGCTGCCCGACGATGGTCTGCCGCAAACCGGCTTTGAGATCGAGCCGGGTCGAACAGCTCTCGTTATTACCGATCCGCAAAACGACTTCCTTCACCCAGACGGCGTTGCTTGGGGCGTCTGTCAGGAGAGCATCGAAGAGAACGGTACGGTGGAGAATATCGAAGCACTCATGAAGGCCGCGAATGAAACCGGCATGCGGCTCTTCGTCAGCCCGCACTACTATTACCCGACCGACCACGGCTGGAAGTTCGAGGGGACGCTTGAACGTGTGATGCACAGCATCCACATGTTCGACCGACCGGGGGCGTTAAACCTGTATGGCTTTGAGGGATCCGGTGCCGACTGGCTGGAGGAGTATAAGCCATACATCAACGACCCTTCGACGGTTGTCTGTAACCCTCATAAGGTCTACGGCCCCGAGAACAACGACCTGATCCTGCAGTTACAAAAGTACAAAATCGACAAGGTCATCCTGGCCGGTATGTCGGCGAACCTTTGCACTGAGTCGCACTTAAGGGAGTTGATCGAGCGTGGTTTTGAGGTAGCGGTGGTTGCCGATGCGACCGCCGCCGCGAAGGTGCCTGGGCTCGACGGGTTCCTCGCCGCCTTCATCAATTACCGCATGGTTGCCAGCGCCGTTTGGACGACTCGGAATGCTGTCGAACATATCGCTGCCGCTAACGGAGAATTGGTGTTGCAGTAA
- a CDS encoding DUF2721 domain-containing protein, with protein MKAAKYTPRYTMIYETIHPLLAPVVLISACGLMIMSLNARTLKSQSRLRRLQHERLEIAELVKNQVKLHQRSVTAMKVWGIRRSTCFVGYT; from the coding sequence ATGAAGGCTGCCAAATACACCCCCAGGTACACAATGATTTACGAAACCATCCACCCCTTACTGGCACCTGTCGTGCTGATCTCAGCGTGCGGCTTGATGATCATGTCGTTAAATGCCCGAACGCTGAAGTCACAGTCGAGGCTCCGCCGACTCCAGCACGAACGGCTTGAGATCGCTGAGTTGGTGAAGAATCAGGTAAAGTTACATCAACGCAGCGTCACCGCTATGAAGGTGTGGGGAATCAGGCGATCAACCTGCTTTGTCGGCTACACCTGA
- a CDS encoding sigma-54-dependent Fis family transcriptional regulator, giving the protein MQASPTKTDVQEFKQLLLEVAAERSLKDVLQLIVTRVASMEHTALSRIWLIDTDERIETSETAKIEPPTKFLQLLASAGQSINDPNADWSRLNGRFSRFPIGERKIGVVAQTGDAIVVWDTTKDKKWIADPEWAERESIRGVAAQPLVFRGEVIGVFAVFMRTPVNVDELIWHRMLADHAAAAIVNARAFEEIDRLKRHLELENEYLREEVASEGAFGEIIGNSPAIRSTTEQIKVVAKTEANVMITGESGTGKELVAREIHRRSERAKGPMVKVNCAAIPQELFESEFFGHAEGAFTGAIRDRAGRFEAADGGTLFLDEVGEIPLALQSKLLRVLQEGTFERIGEEQTREVNVRIVTATNRDLLKESQEGRFREDLYYRLNVFPIEVAPLRQRKQDIPALAKHFLKASCHRMGRPSLRLTKKVAESLRRYDWPGNIRELQNLIERATITAKGTEIQIQLPASDAPSVNDMTKEPPGEILTESQLRQLERNNILKALASTQGKVSGPGGAAGLLGIKASTLTSRMKKMNIRWVAQ; this is encoded by the coding sequence ATGCAAGCCAGCCCCACAAAGACTGATGTACAGGAATTCAAGCAGTTGCTTCTTGAAGTCGCCGCCGAGCGATCGCTTAAAGATGTGCTTCAGCTGATCGTCACCCGAGTGGCAAGCATGGAGCACACAGCACTCAGCCGAATCTGGTTGATCGATACCGATGAGCGTATCGAAACATCAGAAACAGCGAAGATTGAGCCGCCAACGAAGTTCCTTCAATTGCTCGCCAGCGCAGGGCAATCGATCAACGATCCCAATGCGGACTGGAGCCGACTGAACGGGCGCTTCAGCCGTTTCCCGATTGGCGAGCGAAAAATTGGAGTGGTTGCCCAGACGGGCGATGCGATCGTGGTTTGGGACACGACCAAAGACAAGAAGTGGATCGCAGACCCGGAATGGGCAGAGCGTGAATCGATTCGTGGTGTGGCGGCTCAGCCTCTGGTCTTCCGCGGTGAAGTCATCGGTGTCTTCGCGGTCTTCATGCGCACGCCAGTTAATGTTGATGAGTTGATCTGGCACCGGATGTTGGCCGACCACGCCGCTGCTGCGATCGTTAATGCTCGCGCGTTCGAGGAAATCGATCGCCTCAAACGTCATCTGGAACTCGAGAACGAATACCTTCGCGAAGAGGTCGCATCCGAGGGAGCTTTCGGAGAGATCATCGGGAACAGTCCCGCAATCCGAAGCACGACCGAGCAGATCAAGGTCGTGGCGAAAACTGAAGCAAACGTCATGATCACTGGCGAGTCCGGCACAGGCAAAGAACTTGTCGCCCGAGAGATCCATCGACGCAGCGAGCGAGCCAAAGGCCCGATGGTCAAGGTCAATTGCGCCGCTATCCCTCAAGAACTCTTCGAAAGTGAGTTCTTTGGTCACGCCGAAGGAGCGTTCACAGGCGCCATACGAGATCGGGCTGGTCGATTCGAGGCCGCTGATGGCGGTACGCTGTTCCTTGACGAGGTCGGTGAGATCCCACTTGCCTTGCAAAGTAAGCTGCTGCGAGTCCTGCAGGAAGGTACGTTCGAGCGAATAGGCGAAGAGCAGACACGCGAGGTGAATGTCAGAATCGTTACCGCAACCAATCGAGACCTGCTTAAGGAAAGCCAAGAAGGTCGCTTCCGGGAGGATCTTTACTACCGGCTCAACGTTTTCCCAATAGAAGTAGCTCCATTACGGCAACGCAAGCAGGACATACCAGCGTTGGCAAAACACTTCCTAAAAGCTTCTTGCCACCGCATGGGGAGACCGAGCTTACGGCTGACAAAGAAGGTTGCTGAATCTCTCAGGCGGTATGACTGGCCGGGCAACATCCGCGAACTGCAGAACCTGATTGAGCGCGCTACCATCACCGCGAAGGGAACAGAGATTCAAATTCAGTTGCCGGCTTCAGATGCACCCTCAGTCAATGACATGACCAAAGAACCCCCAGGAGAGATTCTTACTGAATCCCAACTGCGCCAACTTGAACGCAACAACATCCTCAAGGCACTTGCGAGTACGCAAGGTAAGGTTTCTGGTCCTGGTGGTGCTGCCGGGCTACTTGGAATCAAGGCCAGCACGCTGACATCTCGTATGAAGAAGATGAACATTCGCTGGGTTGCGCAGTAG
- a CDS encoding TetR/AcrR family transcriptional regulator, translating into MRPKTTSDREVLLALTALFREHGFEGTSLSMIAEATGLKRASLYHRFPDGKSDMALAVIDFTCDEFAEVLSPLHESGPVKTRIRKAARNLDAYYEGGLRSCLVDSLSVGTRADQRGVVAERIAQIMDGFIGSFAKVAREAGASASEAKRRAEDAVVRFEGSLVVGRSTGNTKPFKRWVQSLPELLAGDN; encoded by the coding sequence ATGCGACCCAAAACAACATCTGATCGCGAAGTTCTACTCGCTCTAACCGCGCTGTTTCGAGAGCACGGTTTTGAGGGAACGAGTCTTTCCATGATTGCGGAGGCAACGGGTCTGAAACGGGCCAGCCTCTACCATCGTTTCCCGGACGGCAAATCCGACATGGCATTAGCGGTGATTGATTTCACTTGTGATGAGTTCGCGGAGGTACTGTCTCCGCTGCATGAGTCAGGACCAGTGAAGACCAGAATTCGCAAGGCTGCGCGAAATCTCGACGCCTATTACGAAGGTGGACTTCGCTCATGCTTGGTCGATTCGCTCTCCGTCGGAACAAGGGCTGACCAACGTGGTGTAGTTGCGGAGCGAATCGCTCAAATCATGGATGGCTTCATTGGCAGTTTTGCCAAAGTTGCCCGGGAGGCTGGAGCGAGTGCCAGCGAGGCTAAGCGTCGAGCGGAAGATGCGGTCGTCCGCTTTGAAGGCAGTCTCGTCGTCGGACGCAGTACAGGAAACACGAAGCCGTTCAAGAGATGGGTGCAATCGCTTCCGGAGCTTTTGGCGGGGGACAACTGA
- a CDS encoding nuclear transport factor 2 family protein, which translates to MPLPTDIKPPFTRETALRKVQAAEDGWNSRVPEKVSLAYSIDSQWRNRDTFVAGRNQIVEFLTSKWEKELEYRLTKQLWAFTDNRIAVRFQYEYRDADGNWFRAYGNENWEFDDDGLMRRREASINDYAIEDSERKFHWPLGPRPTDTPGLEEHVK; encoded by the coding sequence ATGCCACTCCCGACAGACATCAAGCCACCGTTCACTCGTGAAACAGCTCTCCGGAAAGTGCAAGCAGCCGAGGATGGATGGAACTCCCGCGTCCCGGAAAAGGTCTCGCTGGCCTACTCGATCGATAGCCAGTGGCGAAATCGCGACACATTTGTCGCAGGTCGAAACCAAATCGTCGAGTTCCTGACCAGCAAGTGGGAGAAGGAACTGGAGTATCGCCTGACAAAACAGTTGTGGGCCTTTACTGACAACCGCATCGCCGTGCGTTTCCAGTATGAGTACCGCGATGCCGACGGTAACTGGTTTCGTGCCTATGGAAACGAGAACTGGGAGTTCGATGACGACGGACTGATGCGACGCCGTGAGGCCAGCATTAACGACTATGCGATCGAAGATTCCGAACGCAAGTTCCATTGGCCTCTGGGGCCACGCCCAACAGACACCCCTGGCTTGGAAGAACACGTTAAGTAG
- a CDS encoding carboxymuconolactone decarboxylase family protein — translation MPRIQPVQPTEANEKSKKLLEGVQRGMGMVPNMFKTLAQSSAALAGYLNFNQALSGALTPAQREQIALAVAGVNGCDYCASAHTLLGSNAGISGEELTANLVGQSSDNKTQAGLTFAIAVVERHGRVTDDDLELIKAAGFTDAQIVEIVAVVALNIFTNYFNHVADTEIDFPFVDTVAAAAS, via the coding sequence ATGCCTCGCATCCAACCCGTTCAACCGACCGAAGCCAATGAAAAATCCAAGAAGCTGCTGGAGGGTGTCCAGCGTGGGATGGGCATGGTGCCCAACATGTTCAAGACACTCGCTCAGTCTTCAGCTGCTTTGGCAGGCTACCTCAACTTCAATCAAGCATTAAGCGGAGCACTCACGCCAGCGCAGCGGGAGCAAATTGCGCTCGCGGTTGCGGGCGTCAACGGATGCGATTATTGCGCCTCGGCTCACACGCTGCTGGGAAGCAATGCCGGGATCTCGGGAGAGGAACTCACGGCGAACCTTGTCGGTCAATCTTCTGATAACAAGACGCAAGCGGGACTCACCTTCGCTATTGCAGTGGTTGAACGCCATGGCCGGGTTACCGACGACGACTTAGAGCTGATCAAAGCAGCGGGTTTCACTGACGCTCAAATCGTCGAGATCGTTGCAGTCGTCGCACTCAATATTTTCACCAACTACTTCAACCACGTTGCGGATACCGAGATCGACTTCCCGTTTGTCGACACCGTCGCCGCCGCGGCTTCCTAA
- a CDS encoding peroxiredoxin-like family protein has protein sequence MSLQEQLSTLKAQTIANLPEELAAVMVDETEKLTASGIVALAPKPGDNFEDFTLPNHLGEKRSLAALRERGPVVVTFYRGGWCPYCNLELRAYQAVLPEIKAAGATLVAITPELPDASLSTSEKNELEFEVLTDANSDYSREIGLVFTLPARLRPIYETFGINVEAHNGDGQFDLPLAATFIVDVDGSIASAFVNADYTVRAEPSDVVEMLRSLVKQNA, from the coding sequence ATGTCGCTTCAAGAACAGCTATCTACACTCAAAGCACAAACCATCGCCAATCTCCCCGAGGAACTCGCCGCCGTCATGGTTGACGAGACGGAGAAATTGACCGCATCCGGTATCGTCGCGTTGGCCCCGAAGCCTGGAGACAATTTCGAAGACTTCACGCTGCCCAATCATCTCGGCGAGAAGAGAAGCCTCGCTGCCCTGAGAGAGCGTGGGCCTGTCGTCGTGACGTTTTACCGGGGTGGATGGTGTCCGTACTGCAACCTGGAATTGCGGGCCTACCAGGCGGTTCTTCCTGAAATTAAGGCTGCGGGAGCGACTTTGGTCGCCATCACGCCCGAACTCCCTGACGCATCTCTGTCGACCTCCGAGAAGAACGAGTTGGAGTTTGAAGTTCTCACCGACGCCAACTCAGACTACTCACGAGAAATTGGGCTCGTCTTTACGCTGCCGGCGAGGCTACGTCCCATCTATGAGACATTTGGAATCAATGTTGAAGCACATAACGGAGACGGACAATTCGACCTGCCGCTTGCCGCGACTTTCATTGTCGACGTCGATGGATCGATCGCCAGTGCCTTCGTAAATGCGGACTACACCGTGCGCGCAGAGCCGTCCGATGTTGTGGAGATGCTTCGATCGCTCGTCAAACAAAACGCTTGA
- a CDS encoding oxidoreductase: MSSLSRPVLSPVEMFGRRLCNRLAVAPMTRVSAHGDGLATDRMKNYYRDFARGGFAIVITEGTYTDKDASQGYDRQPGITDQRQANSWAPIATAIADQGSLAIMQLMHAGALSQWHDARRTIAPSAVPPLGEMMPAYGGSGPYRFPSAMATTDLAEVRNGFVAAARHAGRAGFHGVEIHAANGYLLDQFITEYTNRRDDEYGGSVSARIRYPAEIVAAVRDASPDDFVVGVRVSEAKVNDFNYSWGGKSEAETIFVALAEAGASYIHVAGEGRGFRESSSDKQEPLSTMARRVTGLPVIANGGLHDPDPADDVILDEHADLIALGRAALATPDWPRRIANGERVVAFENAMISPSASIQNTDAWFARKLAHGVHG, encoded by the coding sequence ATGTCGAGTCTGTCGAGGCCAGTTCTTTCCCCTGTCGAGATGTTCGGGCGCCGGTTATGCAACCGGCTGGCAGTTGCTCCGATGACCCGCGTGAGTGCCCACGGCGATGGGCTCGCAACCGATCGCATGAAGAATTACTACCGTGATTTTGCTCGCGGTGGCTTTGCGATCGTCATCACGGAGGGGACCTACACGGACAAGGATGCCAGCCAAGGCTACGACCGCCAGCCTGGGATCACGGATCAGCGCCAAGCCAACTCTTGGGCGCCGATCGCCACTGCGATCGCCGATCAGGGAAGCCTGGCTATTATGCAACTGATGCACGCTGGCGCATTGTCCCAATGGCACGACGCACGACGCACCATCGCACCGTCCGCTGTGCCACCGCTCGGCGAAATGATGCCCGCATACGGAGGCAGTGGTCCTTACCGCTTCCCTTCGGCAATGGCGACAACCGACCTGGCTGAAGTTCGCAATGGCTTTGTAGCGGCGGCAAGACACGCGGGACGCGCCGGATTCCACGGCGTCGAAATCCACGCTGCGAACGGTTATCTGCTTGATCAGTTCATTACCGAATACACGAATCGCCGGGATGACGAGTACGGCGGGTCGGTGTCGGCGCGAATTCGGTACCCGGCAGAGATCGTTGCCGCGGTGCGCGATGCATCCCCCGATGACTTTGTGGTTGGAGTCCGCGTTTCGGAGGCTAAAGTCAATGACTTCAACTACAGCTGGGGTGGAAAGTCCGAAGCCGAGACGATTTTCGTAGCACTCGCTGAGGCCGGAGCGAGCTATATCCATGTGGCCGGCGAAGGCCGCGGTTTCCGCGAGTCGAGTTCAGACAAGCAAGAGCCGCTTTCTACTATGGCTCGCAGGGTTACCGGACTGCCAGTGATCGCCAACGGTGGGCTGCATGATCCGGATCCCGCTGATGACGTGATCCTAGACGAACATGCTGACTTGATTGCGCTCGGACGCGCCGCACTGGCGACACCAGATTGGCCTCGAAGGATTGCCAATGGTGAACGGGTCGTCGCATTCGAGAATGCGATGATTTCGCCAAGTGCATCAATCCAAAACACCGACGCGTGGTTCGCTCGGAAACTCGCACATGGCGTGCATGGCTGA